Sequence from the Strix uralensis isolate ZFMK-TIS-50842 chromosome 1, bStrUra1, whole genome shotgun sequence genome:
CCAACAGTCTGTCTGTGTTTCAGTAGTCATCTTTATAACAGACCGTTCTGTCCCTTTTTCCATATCAAAAAGTACAGAGGAGAAAAACGCAATTATATTTAAGTGCAAAAGTGTCCGTTCGCCATTCAAAAGCCTGACTATTTCAACTAGTAAATCCTGCACCGCTCCACTGCTGGAGAAGGGCGGCAGGAGGGAGTTAAAGCAGAGTAACCCGGCGCTGCAGCGCGGCCGGCCGGCGCTGCCCCTCTTCAACGCTGCTTAGCGGCCGCCGCGGCTCGGCTATAGCGCGGCTCCgcagccgggccccgcagcccTGCGCCACCGTGACCCGCCGGGCCCCCGCGCAAGGTTGCGCGTCCCCGCCGCGGGCCCCGCGCCACGCTCGCGCCTCTGGCCGGCGCCCTCCCGCCGGCGAAAAGTTCCACCGGCGGGGTGCGGGGCTGACCCCAAACGCGCCCGCGTCGCCCCGCTTTCCCGCCGGCTgcgggggcagcccccgccctcccccggcgcTGCCGCGGGGCCCTGCGGGACGAGCGGGTCTGCACCCCCCACACACCGCGGCGGGAAGGGGCGGGCAGGCGCTGCCGCCCCACGGCGAGCGGCCCGTCCCCTCCCCACGCCGCGCCCCGCTGCCGgcgggagagagggagggggcgCCCCGTCCTGCCCCCACTGGGGACGGGGGCGCACGGCCGCCATGTGAGAGAGACGGGGCCCGCGGCGGAGCCCGCCcctggggcggcggggccggatCGGCTggccgccgcgccgcgctgcAGGCTCGGCAGGTcggcggaggcggcgggcgggcagcaaCAAGCCGCCaccggccgcccgcccgcggccccgccatGGGAGCCGGGCGGGGCGCGAGGGTCGCCGCCCCGAGCCGCCGGCGGGGCTGAGCCCGGCACCCGCGCAGGTAGAGAGGTGCCGGGccacggcggggcggggggggggtcgtGGGGACTGccgggctggggaaggggctgcaccCCCCGGGAGGGGGCtcgggcggcgctgcccggcccgccGGAAAGTTTGGGCGGTGGGCGCGGCGGCCTGGCTGCGGCTCCGGTTCCGGCTGTGCCCCgcggtgccggtgctgccggtgagggccgggggaggcgggcgggcgggcagagAGGGGTGGCTTTTAAATGGCTTCGAGGAGCGGTACCTCGGAGGTGGGGCCGTGCCGGGAGGCTGGAGCGCCTTTGCTTATCGCGGCCGGAGGAATGTACgtattttggtttggggtttggtttgtttggtttgtttttttttccgATTTAACGCGCAGTGGTTTAAGGAGAGGAGCCGGGAGTGTTGCTGAACTCCTGGAGGGTGTGGGTTAAACCAGCCTCTGCTGCGGAAACTCTTAACGGCTCTGCTTTGCCTTTAAAGCGCGGGGAGAAAGAGGTGGCGTGTGCGCGTTTAGGTAGTTCGGAAGAGAGGTAGTTTGGCTCTGCTCGCTTTAATGTGCTTGGGTTTAGTTGTCTTTAGCAGAAATGTGCTCACTGGTAGgtatttaacaacaaaaaaaaaaaaaaccaaaaaaccaaaaaccaaaaaccaacaaccaataagccaaccaaacaaaaccagcgTAGTTCTGACTGAATAAGAGGTTAATGGAAATCATCGTGCGTGCAGTCAGCGAATAAGGACTCCATTGGGTGATTTCTATTCCGGactctgctgtgttttggggagcTCCATTTAATTCAGCGTGCAGCCGTCCTCTTCACGTGTTGTCGTTTGACaggaaaaataacccccaaacGTGCAGGTTTTTGCATGCACTCGCCTTTGCAAACCCCAACTCCCCGCGGTTCTGTGTGATGCTCTCAGGGGGCCGAAGATGCCCGGTCCGTGTCCAGAGCCCGGCTATTTATAAGACTTGGCAgagcgggggaggaggaggaggagggatgcagCAGCAGGCTGTTGTTTGCCTTTTGCATAAACTACCGAGGCAGGTTGCATATTGTTAGAGATGTTGCATCGGTGGAGGCGGGAGgtggggggcggaggggggggaagaAGTGCCGAAGCTGAAGTGTTGCTAATCCTTCTCTTCCTAGGGACTGTGGATCTGTGAAGTGCTTCCCTCCGATGTGAATGCAGTGTCCCCTGTGGGATGCAGTAGGTGATGCCCAGCTCTACTGCAATGGCAATTGGAGCTCTCTCTAGTTCTCTTCTCGTAACCTGCTGCCTCATGGTTGCCCTCTGTAGCTCCACCATACCTGTACAAAAACTGGCCAAGGCTCAAGACAAACAGGAGATAAAGGCGAGCCAGGAAAAGAGAGATCACACATCTACAAGGGACAGCCAGACAGGCCCGGGAAAAATGAATGAGATCAGCCGGAGCGGGAGGGAGGAGGGTGGCAGGGACTGGAAGAGCAAAGGGAACAGGAACTACTCGAACAAGGAGTCTTGGACTAAGCAAAAGCAGGCTTGGAGCAGCCAGGGCACGAGCAGTAAATCGGGGAGCATTCAAGTGCAAGAGCAAAGGGATGCCGCTCCCGAGGAACCTCAGGTGGCTGAAGATTTGTCTCTCCCAGAAGCTGTTGCGAGTGTCACTCCCGAGCCTCCAGAGGAATATGCCTACCCGGACTACCGTGGGAAAGGCTGTGTGGACGAGAGCGGCTTCGTCTACGCCATCGGGGAGAAGTTTGCACCGGGCCCCTCGGCCTGCCCCTGCCTCTGCACCGAGGAGGGCCCACTGTGCATACAGCCCGAGTGCCCCAGGCTCCACCCTCGCTGCGTCCAGGTGGACACCACGCAGTGCTGCCCGCAGTGCAAGGAGAGGAAGAACTACTGCGAGTTTCGAGGGAAGACCTACCAGACCCTAGAGGAGTTCATGGTAAGGGCTGAAGCCAAAGGTCGTTTTGTGGGTCCTTCTCTCCTTGAAAGTGACGTTGCGTTCCTCAAGTGCCTTCTCAGCGCTgggtccccccctccccttttcatttctgtgttaaTACTTCTTCTGCCATGATGTAAAATATTCCCCTTAAACATGACCTTTCTTGCTCTATGatactgtaacatttttaaatgaaggggCTGATCTTTATTAATTCCTTTGGTATTTGCAGTAAAAATTGCTTCTTAAAGGGATGCTACTCGGTGGTGATGTGGCTTTTATGAAATTTTTCAGcaatacatttgttttcttatttaactGTTAACTGTGAAACTTCTACCTTGCAGGGATCGAGCAGGGTTTTGTGGACTGACTTCTATTCCTAGTAATCAGTCTGTGATGATACCTCTTTCATAACAATCATTTGTCTTTAACTTTTTAACCATTTAAACTGTGCTGCCAAGGTTgcataatttttgttttctgggaatgACTTTGGGCCTTCTTTTTAGTAAGAGCACAGTTCACAATCTGAATTACATTGACACCTAAACAAAGGACTTGAAAAGCTTTATGTTTAGGGAAATCCTTTTAGACTAGGGCCTTTTTAGCGTTATTGTGCAAGGTCATTATCATTGAAAATGCAACTTATTAGAGTGTGCTGAAAAGTTTTGGAGTTGGAGCCAATTTCCTGGTCGCTTACTTTGCCTTTTTCCCTTTAGTATTTTCTTGTGGCTGAGATCTGCAAGCAGGCTCTAAGAATTTGCTTGCAGGTGACTGTTAGATACAGGGCTGGTCCAAAACCCATTTCTGAATACATGCAAGATTTATGAGCTGAGTATGTTGAGAGCGAGCACAAAATCCAGTTCAGGCTTCTGGAAGGTTGAGCCCCTCTCAgggtggagaaaaagaaaatgtatttgtgaaGGCTGTGAATAAGTTGCCAGCTCTGTTCTCTGTGGTATTTGCATGTTCTTGGAAACTTAACTTTGATTCATAATGTCTTTCCATGTTATCCaatttactaaataaataaataaataaaggagcAGAATTACTCTCTCCAGAATAAATCACATTGTTTCCCCTTGCTCTCTTTAGGCAGTAATGTGTAGAGCACTGGTGGATTTCAAAGCATGGCAGAAAGCGTTGAATCATCCTCCCTTTTCCATGTCACCCTCAAGGCTCATATTCAGCTGTGGGGTGGCAGTTTTCTAAGAGGAAGAAGGTACTTTTAACAGTGGCTAGTTGGTGTGACCCTTTCAGTGATGGATTGTGAGATCCTTCCTTTTCCAGCAAAGTTAGTTCTGAGGGGTGACCAAAACAGTGATGCTTCTGCACATGTTCTCTGTGGGTCAGTTTTAAAGGGTTCTCCCCACTCTTCATTCAAGCTTTTCTAACGAGTtgcatttctttgtctttttataTAGTGGTGTCCTGTTAATGGCTGTAAAGCAAGCCTAAAATACCTTATAGTGTTAAGCGTGTAGTGAGAGAATAAAACCTTAGGGGTCCCTGTTACATTTGAACATGTCTGGCAGCCTTGGTAAAAGGGGAGTGCTGAATGGTGACATTTACAGAAACGTTCTGAGAAGACTTTggctttcagctttctttttaacCCCATTCAACCTATAGCCCTCGTGTTAATACCTTCCTGTAATGAAACATAGGTTCCCTTACGGCTTTGTGTTAGCCAGCTTTGGAAACACGAGTGAGAAGGGATGCCTGTGAGAAGGGGTGCCTGCTTGGGGTGCACAAGGGAAGTTACCGATCCAGTTAGGCAGTGGAACTGCAGCCTGTTTATTCTGACATGTGAGGACCTTGGTTTTCAGTTGAGCTTTGACGTTTGTTCCAGTACTGTGAGCACAAAACTGTAAACGCAGCTGTTTGCCCATGCCACTGCAATCAGTGGAGATGTCTGGCGAGGTAAGGTACAGCTGTAGTCAGATTGCTGCTGCTCACTGGAAGCAGTGGTAAATGCAAGTAATTGCACGCAGTTTCAAAGGTCATTTTACAAGTTTAAAGTTGATGGTCTTAGAGAGGTTACTAATATACTA
This genomic interval carries:
- the VWC2 gene encoding brorin, which gives rise to MPSSTAMAIGALSSSLLVTCCLMVALCSSTIPVQKLAKAQDKQEIKASQEKRDHTSTRDSQTGPGKMNEISRSGREEGGRDWKSKGNRNYSNKESWTKQKQAWSSQGTSSKSGSIQVQEQRDAAPEEPQVAEDLSLPEAVASVTPEPPEEYAYPDYRGKGCVDESGFVYAIGEKFAPGPSACPCLCTEEGPLCIQPECPRLHPRCVQVDTTQCCPQCKERKNYCEFRGKTYQTLEEFMVSPCEKCRCEANGEVLCTVSACPQTECVDPVYEPDQCCPICKNGPNCFAETIVIPAGREVKTDECTICHCTYEEGTWRIERQAMCTRHECKQI